In Deinococcus cellulosilyticus NBRC 106333 = KACC 11606, a single window of DNA contains:
- a CDS encoding class II fructose-bisphosphate aldolase — translation MPFVPDGREVYRQAFERHELIPAFNVCSIEMVRGCIEAAEETKATIILQAYPTDLEQFPAEHFQKLVESMAWDSSATVLTHLDHGKSVEMVLECLRAGFSSVMFDGEALQFEDTLEASQYLHRITSQMGAALEVSAESFNQGFSVKTTPERALQLKHAGADTLAVSVGSEHGQASKLDLQLLSEIQSRVNLPLVLHGGSGVSPDDLAAARNLGVVKINIGSSLYRALRGVWDSHRDHPNHRNVYATAREAIRSVAKEKIQVARLEKTR, via the coding sequence ATGCCGTTTGTTCCTGATGGTCGCGAGGTGTACCGGCAGGCTTTTGAGCGCCATGAACTCATCCCTGCCTTCAACGTGTGCAGCATTGAGATGGTTCGCGGGTGCATCGAGGCCGCAGAGGAAACCAAAGCCACCATCATCCTGCAAGCCTACCCCACGGATCTGGAGCAGTTCCCGGCAGAGCACTTCCAGAAACTCGTGGAGAGCATGGCCTGGGATTCGAGTGCCACCGTCCTCACCCACCTGGACCACGGAAAAAGTGTGGAAATGGTGCTGGAATGCCTGCGTGCAGGATTTTCCAGCGTGATGTTCGATGGGGAGGCCTTGCAGTTCGAAGACACCCTGGAAGCTTCCCAGTACCTGCACCGCATCACTTCCCAGATGGGGGCCGCTCTGGAAGTCAGTGCTGAAAGCTTCAACCAGGGTTTCAGTGTCAAAACCACCCCCGAGCGGGCCTTGCAGCTCAAACACGCTGGAGCAGACACCCTTGCGGTCAGTGTGGGCAGTGAGCACGGGCAGGCCTCAAAACTGGACCTGCAACTGCTTTCCGAGATCCAGAGCCGGGTGAACCTCCCCCTGGTCCTGCACGGTGGAAGTGGGGTCAGCCCCGATGATCTGGCTGCAGCCCGCAACCTCGGGGTGGTCAAGATCAACATTGGTTCCAGCCTGTACCGTGCCCTCAGAGGGGTGTGGGACAGCCACAGGGATCACCCAAACCACAGAAATGTCTACGCCACTGCGAGGGAGGCCATCCGCAGTGTCGCAAAAGAAAAAATTCAGGTGGCCCGACTGGAGAAAACCCGATGA
- the iolC gene encoding 5-dehydro-2-deoxygluconokinase: MDFDLITLGRSSIDLYSLDLGAPFIDITKFAAYVGGSPLNIAVGAQRLGLKTALLTAVGQDQVGDFILNFLHKEGVDTRYTPIKPGTRSSAVVLGIEQDRFPLVYYRDNASDKQISIDDVLKLPWGKFTALELSGTGLAVEPSRSAHFFAVEQARKHGTHVYLDLDFRADQWHDPRAFGLTVRALLPNVDVAIGTEEEINAAMLQHPADIVIRDQQISAPEIRGNIAENIEVLLKLVPVVVVKRGATGCVIHQRGQLPLSVPGFQVEVQNVLGAGDAFAGGLIYGRVKGFDWYTSARIGNACGALVVTRHGCANFNPTWEEVQDLAERQGGLHAVCS, encoded by the coding sequence ATGGACTTCGACCTGATCACCCTTGGACGGTCCAGCATCGACCTGTACTCGCTGGACCTCGGGGCACCTTTCATCGACATCACGAAGTTCGCCGCCTACGTGGGAGGAAGCCCTCTCAACATCGCGGTGGGAGCCCAGCGTCTGGGCCTGAAAACCGCCCTCCTGACCGCAGTTGGGCAGGACCAGGTGGGAGACTTCATCCTGAATTTTCTGCACAAAGAGGGAGTGGACACCCGGTACACCCCCATCAAACCTGGCACCCGATCCAGTGCAGTGGTGCTCGGAATCGAGCAGGACCGTTTCCCGCTGGTGTATTACCGGGACAACGCTTCCGACAAGCAGATCAGCATTGATGATGTCCTGAAACTGCCGTGGGGAAAGTTCACAGCGCTGGAACTCTCCGGGACAGGACTTGCGGTAGAACCCTCCAGAAGTGCCCATTTCTTCGCTGTGGAGCAGGCCAGAAAGCACGGAACCCATGTTTATCTGGACCTGGATTTCCGGGCGGACCAGTGGCATGACCCCCGGGCTTTCGGGCTCACGGTGCGGGCACTTTTGCCGAATGTGGATGTGGCGATTGGCACCGAAGAGGAAATCAATGCGGCCATGCTGCAACACCCTGCAGACATCGTGATCCGGGACCAGCAGATCTCTGCCCCCGAAATCCGTGGGAACATTGCGGAGAACATTGAGGTCCTGCTGAAACTCGTTCCGGTGGTGGTGGTGAAACGTGGTGCAACAGGCTGTGTGATCCACCAGAGGGGCCAGCTTCCCCTTTCCGTTCCTGGCTTTCAGGTGGAGGTGCAAAACGTGCTGGGTGCAGGAGACGCCTTTGCCGGTGGCCTGATCTATGGCCGGGTGAAGGGATTTGACTGGTACACCTCCGCCCGCATCGGGAACGCCTGCGGTGCTCTGGTGGTGACCCGCCACGGGTGCGCCAACTTCAATCCCACCTGGGAAGAAGTGCAGGACCTTGCAGAACGCCAGGGAGGCCTCCATGCCGTTTGTTCCTGA
- a CDS encoding CoA-acylating methylmalonate-semialdehyde dehydrogenase has translation MTLVKDRVRNFVNGQWEDASTQQTLPIYNPATAEVIGQTPVTPQAEVNRIVQHAVDAWWDWRSTPVVDRVQPLFKLKFLLEENIQDLARTITLECGKTHAEAVGEMRRGIENVETACGMPTMIQGYNNEDIARGIDEHLFRQPLGVVTAITPFNFPGMIPLWFLPYAVATGNCFILKPSEKVPLTSQKIFELIEKAGFPAGVLQLLNGSKETVDALLDHEDVRAVSFVGSTPVAKYIYSRASANGKRAQCQGGAKNPVIIMPDADPDMTTRILADSAFGCAGQRCLAASIAVTVGEAYHTFKPLITDAADSRKLGFGSDQGVDMGPVISKESQDRIKGLLDRGLSAGAECLTRDPYSTVEGHENGYFIRPTVIENVTPGSELAETEIFGPVLSVMRASTLEDAIDLVNRSRYGNQACLFTSSGATARAFRHRARAGNIGINVGIAAPMAFFPFSGWKDSFFGDLHAQGKHAVEFYTETKVVVERWPKEWSRVF, from the coding sequence ATGACCCTGGTGAAAGACCGTGTGCGCAATTTCGTGAATGGACAGTGGGAGGATGCCTCCACCCAGCAGACCCTCCCCATATACAACCCCGCCACCGCCGAGGTGATCGGCCAGACCCCCGTGACCCCACAGGCTGAGGTGAACCGCATCGTGCAACACGCGGTGGACGCCTGGTGGGACTGGCGCTCCACTCCGGTGGTGGATCGGGTGCAACCCCTCTTCAAACTGAAATTCCTGCTTGAAGAGAACATTCAGGATCTGGCCCGCACCATCACCCTGGAGTGTGGCAAAACCCACGCAGAGGCGGTGGGGGAGATGCGGCGCGGCATCGAGAACGTGGAAACCGCCTGCGGCATGCCGACCATGATCCAGGGGTACAACAACGAGGACATTGCGCGCGGCATCGACGAGCACCTGTTCCGGCAGCCTCTGGGGGTGGTCACGGCCATCACGCCCTTCAATTTCCCGGGCATGATTCCCCTGTGGTTTTTGCCTTATGCGGTCGCCACTGGAAACTGCTTCATCCTGAAACCCAGCGAGAAAGTGCCCCTCACCAGCCAGAAGATCTTTGAACTGATTGAGAAAGCTGGATTTCCAGCAGGGGTCTTGCAACTCCTGAACGGCAGCAAGGAAACTGTGGATGCCCTGCTGGACCATGAAGACGTGCGGGCAGTGTCTTTCGTGGGGTCCACTCCGGTGGCGAAGTACATTTACAGCCGTGCCAGTGCCAACGGCAAACGTGCCCAGTGTCAGGGGGGAGCCAAAAACCCGGTGATCATCATGCCAGACGCCGACCCTGACATGACCACCCGCATCCTGGCAGACAGTGCCTTCGGGTGCGCAGGACAGCGCTGCCTCGCTGCCAGCATTGCCGTCACGGTGGGAGAGGCGTACCACACCTTCAAGCCCCTGATCACCGATGCTGCCGACTCCCGCAAACTGGGCTTTGGTTCAGATCAGGGGGTGGACATGGGGCCCGTGATCAGCAAGGAAAGCCAGGACCGCATCAAGGGCCTGCTGGACCGGGGCCTGAGTGCTGGTGCAGAGTGCCTGACCCGCGACCCTTACTCCACGGTGGAAGGCCATGAAAACGGGTACTTCATCCGGCCCACCGTGATTGAAAATGTCACTCCTGGCAGCGAACTGGCCGAAACCGAGATTTTTGGCCCGGTGCTCTCGGTGATGCGGGCCAGCACCCTGGAAGACGCCATTGATCTGGTGAACCGCTCCAGATACGGCAATCAGGCCTGCCTGTTCACCTCCTCCGGGGCCACCGCGCGGGCTTTCCGCCACCGGGCCAGGGCAGGGAACATCGGCATCAATGTGGGGATCGCTGCGCCAATGGCCTTTTTCCCGTTCAGTGGATGGAAGGACAGCTTCTTCGGGGACCTGCACGCCCAGGGGAAGCACGCCGTGGAGTTCTACACCGAAACCAAAGTGGTGGTGGAGCGCTGGCCCAAGGAATGGAGCCGGGTGTTCTGA
- the iolG gene encoding inositol 2-dehydrogenase: MKTINVALLGAGRMGSEHALNMRSFPGVQTLVVAAPHTPSAEKVADLVGAKHVLSSPEEAIERQDVDAVVIVTPTSTHARLIEHAARSGKAIFCEKPVALDLTETARVLRVVEEKGVLFQIGFQRRFDVGFMAAREAIQQGTLGDLEQFRAVGRDPAPPPIEYLKVSGGIFLDQAIHDFDAARFLVGEVEEVLAWGAVRVNPEIGALGDADTVTTLLKFKNGTLGVIENSRRAVYGYDIRTEVFGSQGKYVIEALPKTPVQHYGTHGIHMDHYHFFMDRFAPAYRAELAAFFRVMQGSSETLPGTFDALESLKVGIAATRSYRENRPVKIMEIQEGVPA, encoded by the coding sequence ATGAAGACCATCAATGTCGCCCTGCTCGGCGCAGGCCGCATGGGCAGTGAACACGCCCTCAACATGCGCTCTTTCCCTGGTGTGCAGACCCTGGTGGTCGCTGCCCCCCACACCCCCTCTGCCGAGAAGGTGGCGGATCTGGTTGGGGCAAAACATGTGCTGTCATCCCCTGAGGAAGCCATTGAGCGCCAGGATGTGGACGCCGTGGTGATCGTGACCCCCACCAGCACCCACGCCCGTCTGATCGAACATGCTGCCCGCAGTGGCAAGGCCATCTTCTGCGAGAAGCCTGTCGCCCTCGACCTCACCGAAACCGCCCGGGTGCTCAGGGTGGTGGAGGAAAAAGGGGTGCTTTTCCAGATTGGCTTCCAGCGCCGCTTTGACGTGGGATTCATGGCAGCCCGTGAAGCCATCCAGCAGGGAACACTTGGAGATCTGGAGCAGTTCCGTGCCGTGGGCCGTGACCCTGCCCCACCCCCCATCGAGTACCTGAAGGTCTCGGGCGGCATTTTTCTGGACCAGGCCATCCATGATTTCGATGCGGCCCGCTTTCTGGTCGGAGAGGTGGAGGAGGTGCTGGCCTGGGGTGCCGTGCGCGTGAACCCTGAAATTGGTGCGCTGGGAGACGCGGACACCGTGACCACCCTGCTCAAATTCAAGAACGGAACCCTCGGGGTGATCGAGAACTCCAGACGCGCCGTGTACGGCTACGACATCCGCACCGAAGTGTTTGGATCTCAGGGCAAATACGTGATTGAAGCCCTCCCCAAAACGCCTGTGCAGCACTACGGAACGCACGGCATCCACATGGACCACTACCACTTCTTCATGGACCGCTTCGCTCCTGCCTACCGTGCAGAACTTGCTGCCTTCTTCCGGGTGATGCAGGGCAGCAGTGAAACCCTCCCTGGAACGTTTGATGCGCTGGAGTCCCTGAAGGTGGGAATTGCCGCGACCCGCAGTTACCGTGAAAACCGCCCGGTCAAGATCATGGAGATTCAGGAGGGGGTCCCGGCATGA
- the iolD gene encoding 3D-(3,5/4)-trihydroxycyclohexane-1,2-dione acylhydrolase (decyclizing) yields the protein MPRMTVAQAIVRFLANQYSEKDGQQERLIAGVWAIFGHGNVHGLGQALEELGDEVGLRTHRGQNEQAMGHAAIAYAKHRLRTSTMAVTTSIGPGATNLVTAAALATVNRLPVLLLPGDYFSSRIPDPVLQQLEHPTEHDVSVNDALRPVSRFFARPQNPQQLLSILPEAMRVLTDPAETGAVTIALPQDLQSWSWDFPESFFEKRVWRIRRAQPDLMEVAEAARILAGSKKPVIVCGGGVKYSQAWQELADFSESFGIPVVETQAGKGALSWKHPYVTGAGGATGTFASNRALSEADVILAVGTRLGDFITASKSAFNSEAQIIGINVSPMDAIKLQGLPVVGDARVTLQALQGALVHWKGSSPEWKAQVSELRHQWDDYVDRATSASDSETLIQAEVLGTINKTLGGQATVINAAGSMPGELHKIWRPEDPKAYHLEYGFSCMGYEIPAGIGVKLAEPEREVVVLVGDGTYLMMNSEIVTACMEGLQLTVVLLDNHGYQSIHGLQKSVGVPSFTNELRHRDETGRLSGDFVKVDYVKHLESMGAKSTRVTSHAELTEALLAARAHQGVTAIVAEVDPYKRLPEHDSWWDVPPAEVSSRPSVQEARKKYEQDVQKQQKKR from the coding sequence ATGCCCCGCATGACCGTTGCGCAGGCCATCGTTCGCTTTCTGGCCAACCAGTACAGCGAAAAAGATGGGCAGCAGGAACGCCTGATTGCCGGAGTGTGGGCGATTTTTGGGCACGGGAACGTGCACGGACTCGGGCAGGCCCTGGAGGAACTCGGGGATGAGGTGGGCCTCAGAACCCACCGGGGCCAGAACGAGCAGGCGATGGGCCATGCTGCCATTGCCTACGCAAAGCACAGGCTGCGCACCAGCACGATGGCTGTGACCACCAGCATCGGACCGGGGGCCACCAATCTGGTGACGGCTGCAGCCCTCGCCACCGTGAACCGCCTGCCCGTGCTGCTTCTCCCAGGAGACTACTTTTCCAGCCGCATTCCTGACCCGGTGCTGCAGCAACTCGAACACCCCACCGAGCATGACGTGAGCGTGAACGACGCCCTGCGCCCGGTGAGCCGCTTCTTTGCCCGGCCCCAGAACCCCCAGCAACTGCTGTCGATTCTTCCCGAGGCCATGCGGGTGCTGACCGACCCGGCAGAAACCGGAGCCGTGACCATTGCCCTGCCACAGGATCTGCAGTCCTGGTCCTGGGATTTCCCGGAAAGCTTTTTCGAGAAGCGGGTGTGGCGCATCCGCCGTGCCCAGCCGGACCTGATGGAGGTTGCAGAAGCGGCCAGAATCCTCGCTGGATCAAAAAAACCAGTGATTGTGTGTGGAGGAGGGGTCAAGTACAGCCAGGCCTGGCAGGAACTTGCGGACTTCAGTGAGAGTTTCGGCATTCCCGTGGTGGAAACCCAGGCTGGAAAAGGAGCCCTCAGCTGGAAACACCCTTATGTGACTGGAGCAGGAGGGGCCACTGGAACCTTCGCCTCCAACCGTGCTCTCTCTGAGGCAGATGTGATTCTGGCGGTTGGAACCCGCCTTGGAGATTTCATCACGGCCTCCAAGAGTGCCTTCAACAGTGAGGCGCAGATCATTGGCATCAACGTTTCCCCGATGGACGCCATCAAATTGCAGGGGCTCCCAGTGGTCGGAGATGCCAGGGTGACCCTGCAGGCCCTGCAGGGAGCCCTGGTCCACTGGAAAGGGAGCAGCCCGGAATGGAAAGCCCAGGTCTCGGAACTCAGGCACCAGTGGGACGATTACGTGGACAGGGCCACTTCTGCATCCGACAGTGAAACCCTCATTCAGGCCGAGGTGCTCGGGACCATCAACAAAACCCTTGGCGGCCAAGCCACGGTGATCAACGCAGCAGGAAGCATGCCCGGAGAGCTGCACAAGATCTGGCGTCCCGAAGACCCAAAAGCCTACCACCTGGAATACGGATTTTCCTGCATGGGTTACGAGATTCCAGCAGGAATCGGGGTCAAACTGGCAGAGCCTGAAAGGGAAGTGGTGGTGCTGGTCGGAGACGGCACTTACCTGATGATGAACAGTGAAATCGTCACCGCCTGCATGGAAGGTCTGCAACTGACCGTGGTGCTGCTCGACAACCACGGGTACCAGAGCATCCACGGGCTGCAAAAGAGCGTGGGGGTGCCCAGTTTCACCAATGAACTGAGACACCGGGATGAAACAGGCAGGCTCTCCGGTGACTTTGTAAAGGTCGATTACGTGAAGCATCTGGAGAGCATGGGGGCGAAATCCACCCGTGTCACCAGTCATGCCGAACTCACAGAGGCCCTGCTTGCCGCCAGAGCCCATCAGGGCGTGACCGCCATTGTGGCAGAGGTCGATCCCTACAAACGCCTTCCCGAGCATGACTCGTGGTGGGATGTGCCTCCAGCGGAGGTCAGTTCCAGACCTTCAGTGCAGGAAGCCCGCAAAAAGTACGAGCAGGACGTTCAGAAACAGCAGAAGAAGAGGTAA
- a CDS encoding ATP-binding cassette domain-containing protein produces MKGQGTEPIIELKQVAKHFGPVVALSGIDLKVYPGEVHCLLGDNGAGKSTLIKILSGVHAPSEGEFLLDGQPVTFKGPRDALDRGIATVFQDLAMLPLMSITRNFFLGREPRRQVGPLKVFDHHFAERVAREEMKKMGIDVRDPNQPVGTLSGGERQCVAISRAVYFGARVLILDEPTSALGVNQASVVLKYVAQSGAKGLGVIFITHNVHHAWAVGNTFTVLKRGKSYGTFRKEDITCEKLLSMMAGGEELSRLEVELSEIARVDQRGVVS; encoded by the coding sequence ATGAAAGGTCAGGGGACAGAGCCCATCATTGAATTGAAACAGGTTGCAAAGCACTTCGGTCCGGTGGTTGCCCTCAGTGGCATCGACCTGAAGGTGTACCCTGGAGAGGTGCACTGCCTGCTCGGAGACAACGGGGCAGGGAAGAGCACCCTGATCAAGATCCTTTCGGGCGTGCACGCACCCAGTGAAGGGGAGTTCCTGCTCGATGGTCAGCCTGTGACCTTCAAAGGTCCCCGTGACGCGCTGGACCGGGGGATTGCCACGGTCTTTCAGGACCTCGCCATGCTGCCCCTGATGAGCATCACCCGCAACTTCTTTCTGGGCCGCGAACCCCGCAGGCAGGTGGGGCCCCTGAAGGTCTTCGACCACCATTTCGCTGAGCGGGTGGCCCGTGAGGAAATGAAGAAAATGGGCATCGACGTGAGGGACCCCAACCAGCCTGTTGGAACGCTCTCCGGTGGTGAACGGCAGTGCGTGGCGATTTCCAGGGCGGTGTATTTTGGTGCCCGTGTGCTGATTCTGGACGAACCGACCTCTGCCCTTGGAGTCAATCAGGCCAGCGTGGTGCTCAAGTACGTGGCCCAGTCGGGAGCAAAGGGCCTCGGGGTCATTTTCATCACCCACAACGTGCATCACGCCTGGGCTGTCGGGAACACCTTCACGGTGCTGAAGCGCGGAAAGAGCTACGGAACCTTCCGCAAAGAGGACATCACCTGTGAAAAGCTGCTTTCCATGATGGCCGGGGGCGAAGAACTCAGCCGTCTGGAAGTGGAACTTTCGGAAATTGCGCGGGTGGACCAGCGGGGTGTGGTGTCGTGA
- a CDS encoding TIM barrel protein, with amino-acid sequence MTITYGNAPCSWGTIEGWGQGIPFSTMLDELVEAGYTGTELGDYGYMPTDPEKLWTELSNRNLTMLGAYEGVFLKDRTAHAEGETRVLRTARLLKSVADLGDPAWQPFVVLADEHSKDPERFQNAGHQNQDSSLSEAQWQVFCAGAEQIARAVWNETGLKTVFHHHSAGYVETPEEMDRFLAGTPADILGLVFDTGHYLFGTGTNVADQVQEGLRRFRDRLWYVHYKDLQPEVAAEVRVRGFHYQEAIGRGVFCELGRGCIDFAAVHQTLQDLGYSGWVTVEQDVLPGMGAPKESARRNREHLRSVTGI; translated from the coding sequence ATGACCATCACTTACGGCAACGCCCCATGTTCCTGGGGCACCATTGAAGGCTGGGGACAGGGGATTCCCTTCTCCACCATGCTCGATGAACTGGTGGAGGCTGGATACACCGGAACTGAACTCGGCGATTACGGCTACATGCCCACTGATCCCGAAAAACTCTGGACGGAGCTTTCGAACCGAAACCTCACCATGCTCGGGGCCTACGAAGGGGTGTTCCTGAAAGACAGAACTGCCCACGCAGAAGGAGAAACCCGTGTGCTTCGCACAGCAAGGCTGCTGAAAAGCGTGGCCGACCTGGGGGACCCCGCCTGGCAACCCTTCGTGGTGCTGGCCGATGAGCACAGCAAAGACCCTGAACGCTTCCAGAACGCCGGGCACCAGAATCAAGATTCCAGCCTTTCAGAAGCACAGTGGCAGGTGTTCTGCGCTGGCGCAGAGCAAATCGCCCGTGCTGTCTGGAACGAGACGGGACTCAAAACGGTGTTTCACCATCACAGCGCGGGTTACGTGGAAACCCCTGAAGAGATGGATCGTTTCCTGGCAGGCACACCAGCAGACATCCTGGGTCTGGTCTTTGACACCGGACACTACCTGTTTGGCACCGGAACGAACGTCGCTGATCAGGTGCAAGAAGGACTCAGGCGCTTCAGGGACCGCCTGTGGTACGTGCATTACAAGGACCTGCAACCCGAAGTGGCCGCAGAAGTGCGGGTGCGGGGCTTCCATTACCAGGAGGCCATCGGACGTGGGGTGTTCTGCGAACTGGGCAGGGGCTGCATTGATTTTGCTGCCGTCCACCAGACCTTGCAGGACCTCGGGTATTCAGGCTGGGTGACGGTCGAGCAGGACGTGCTGCCCGGCATGGGTGCCCCGAAAGAAAGCGCCAGACGCAACCGCGAGCACCTGCGGTCTGTGACAGGCATCTGA
- the iolB gene encoding 5-deoxy-glucuronate isomerase, with product MKLHLPSSTEGTHVTPQSAGWKYLEFHTVKLQPEENWTCDTGGQELALVPLSGALQVNCTLGEFTLKRASVFAEVPHVLYLPPAQHLEVQALETAEFAIGLAPAEGHHPARLIQPEEIRVEIRGGANATRKIAHILGEDLPAERLVLFEVYTPSGNWSSWPPHRHDHALDSPYLEEVYYYRIEPQDGYAIQRVYTDDGSLDEVMLVRHDDTVLVPRGYHPVVAPPGNWAYYLNYLAGESRASSQAVDDPTLKWMRQDWEGESTQPDIFRDMP from the coding sequence ATGAAACTGCACCTTCCCTCTTCCACAGAGGGAACCCACGTCACCCCGCAGAGTGCAGGCTGGAAATACCTGGAATTCCACACGGTCAAACTGCAGCCTGAAGAAAACTGGACCTGTGACACCGGAGGCCAGGAACTTGCCCTCGTTCCACTGTCAGGTGCATTGCAGGTGAATTGCACGCTGGGGGAATTCACCCTCAAAAGAGCCAGTGTTTTCGCCGAGGTGCCCCATGTGCTTTACCTCCCTCCAGCACAGCACCTAGAGGTGCAAGCACTGGAAACGGCTGAATTTGCCATTGGGCTCGCACCAGCAGAAGGCCACCACCCTGCAAGGTTGATCCAGCCTGAGGAAATCCGGGTGGAGATTCGCGGAGGGGCCAATGCCACCCGCAAAATTGCCCACATCCTCGGGGAGGACCTCCCGGCAGAAAGGCTCGTCCTCTTCGAGGTGTACACCCCGAGCGGCAACTGGAGCAGCTGGCCCCCCCACAGGCACGACCACGCCCTGGACAGCCCATATCTGGAGGAGGTCTACTATTACCGCATCGAACCGCAAGACGGTTACGCCATCCAGCGGGTCTACACCGATGATGGCTCACTGGACGAGGTGATGCTGGTGCGCCACGACGACACCGTGCTGGTGCCCAGAGGATACCATCCGGTGGTTGCCCCCCCTGGCAACTGGGCCTACTACCTGAATTATCTGGCTGGAGAATCCCGCGCCAGCAGTCAGGCGGTGGATGATCCCACCCTCAAGTGGATGCGCCAGGACTGGGAAGGGGAGAGCACCCAGCCCGACATCTTCAGGGACATGCCCTGA
- a CDS encoding ABC transporter permease, which produces MNPSMSKPQDERLKKISPLKKLLSRPELGSVAGLILVFSFFALTAGNQGFLTVSGTVNYLEVAAQLGILAVTVSLLMIAGEFDLSIGSMIGAAGMVMAISVTQFGLPVWLGIVLAFVFALLFGWLNGFLVMRTKLPSFIVTLASMFILRGLTLALTRMVSGSTRVSGLKDAAAGDPLALLFSGSLLGLPVSVWWWVLLTLILSWVLLQTRYGNWIFGVGGDANASRNVGVPVARVKISLFMLTAASATLLAVIQILNTGSADVLRGELKELEAVAAAVIGGTLLTGGFGSVIGAAIGALILGMVQQGIFFTGIDTDWFKAIMGSMLLGAVLLNNHLRKKATEVK; this is translated from the coding sequence ATGAACCCGAGCATGTCAAAACCTCAAGATGAACGGCTGAAAAAAATCAGTCCACTGAAGAAACTGCTGTCCCGCCCGGAACTGGGCTCGGTGGCAGGTCTGATCCTGGTCTTTTCGTTTTTTGCATTGACGGCAGGGAACCAGGGCTTTCTGACGGTTTCTGGCACGGTCAATTACCTGGAAGTTGCAGCACAACTCGGCATTCTGGCCGTGACGGTCAGCCTGCTGATGATTGCAGGCGAATTTGACCTGTCCATCGGCTCCATGATCGGAGCAGCAGGCATGGTGATGGCCATCTCTGTGACCCAGTTCGGGCTTCCCGTGTGGCTGGGGATCGTGCTGGCCTTCGTGTTCGCGCTGCTGTTTGGATGGCTCAACGGTTTCCTGGTGATGCGCACAAAACTGCCGTCTTTCATCGTCACCCTGGCCAGCATGTTCATTTTGCGGGGCCTCACCCTGGCCCTCACCCGCATGGTTTCAGGCTCCACCCGCGTGTCTGGCCTGAAAGATGCTGCAGCTGGAGACCCTCTGGCCCTGCTTTTCAGTGGCAGCCTGCTCGGGCTTCCGGTGTCGGTGTGGTGGTGGGTGCTGCTCACCCTCATCCTCAGCTGGGTGCTGTTGCAGACCCGTTACGGCAACTGGATTTTCGGGGTGGGGGGAGATGCAAATGCGTCCCGCAACGTGGGGGTTCCGGTGGCCCGCGTGAAAATCAGTCTGTTCATGCTCACCGCTGCAAGTGCCACCCTGCTTGCCGTGATCCAGATCCTCAACACCGGGTCGGCAGACGTGCTGCGCGGCGAACTCAAGGAACTTGAAGCTGTTGCCGCTGCGGTGATCGGCGGGACCCTGCTCACCGGAGGCTTCGGCAGTGTGATCGGTGCAGCCATCGGGGCACTGATCCTCGGGATGGTCCAGCAGGGCATCTTCTTCACCGGCATCGACACCGACTGGTTCAAGGCCATCATGGGCAGCATGCTGCTCGGGGCGGTGCTGCTGAACAACCACCTGCGCAAGAAAGCCACAGAGGTCAAGTGA